Genomic DNA from Candidatus Saccharimonadia bacterium:
GCGCCTTCGTGGCACCCTCAAAGGTGTTGATCAGCGCCGAGGCGATCGCCACCGCCTTGGAATTGCTGAACACCTTTTCCAGGTTGCTGGCGATCGCCGATGCCATACCAGCATAGGCACCTACGGCAACGAGCGTTGCTTTCTGCATCGCACGGCCGTAGGTGTCCGCATCGATCGCACCAGCTTGAAGCAGGCGATTCAGTTTGTCTTGCCGGTCTAACATCGCCTCTTCAGGCGTGGCCGTCTCGTCGATGATCTTTTTGCCTTCGCGCCGGAGCGTGTTGTATCGATCAAGTTCTTGATTCATTATTCGTTGCGCTTCATGCTCCGCCTGCAACCGCTTAGCCTTTTCGTCATCCGTTTCTTTGATATCCGGAAGCTTGACGGGTGTGTCAGCCGGCTTGGGTCCCATTATACCGGAGGTGGTACGATCAAGCTCGCCTTGCGCAACGGCAAGTTGCTGGTTAAGCGCGTCAAGTTGGCCCTGCCGCGTTTTCACGATATTTTCCAGCCCCACGGCGCCGGGTTGCTTGGCAAGCTTCGCCTCAGCCTCAGCGAGCGCATTCGCCGCGTCCGTGACCTTCACTGTTAGCTGTGTGACCTGCTCGGCGGCTGTCGTGCTAAACGCTTCCTTGATCGCCGTGCTAATTCCTTGAATGCTGACAATGACTTGTGTCGCGATATTGACGAGATCGATTAGCAGCGGCGCAACTAAAATGATCGCGTTCTTAAGAGTTACGCCGAATGCCTCAGATGATTCATCAGCGGCGACAGTTAATTTTCGGATAGCCTCGGCAAATTCCGTACCTGTTTGAACACTCGCTTTTGAAACGACAAGACCGAGACCGCTCGCCTCATCCGACATTTTCTTTATGCCGGCGCTTCCATTTTCTAAAAAGCGTGTCAGTTCCTCAGTGTTCGCACCAAAAGCAGCATTCGCAAGTTCACTTCGTTTGGCGTTATCGGTAAGCTCGTTGTAATGATCGGCCAATAATTTGAGCGCGTCAGAAACATCTTTTGTTCCACGCAAGGTATTCAGAAAAGCAAGATCGTTTTCTTTCAGCTTATCGACAAGTTCACCACTTCCGTCGAATGCTTCCTTAAGCCGATCTTTGAACGTCTTGAGTGTTTCGTTGAACGTCTCGTGACTAATGCCGGCTTGCAGCGCGACATGTCCCAATTCTTGCAATTGGTCGGTGGTGATCCCGATACCGTCCGCCGTCTTGGCAAGGTCGTGGAGACTGTCGGCGGCCGCCTTGATGCCGGCGAGCGTGAGGCCCGCGCCGATGGCGACCAGGCCGCCTTTAAGCGCCGTGCCGATCGTGGCGCCAATCTCGGAAGCCTTGGCGGCCAGCGCTTCCATTGCGCTTTCCGCCGACTTGCCACCCTTGATGAATTCCGCCGCGTCCAGCGCCAGGCGAACCCGCAATGACCCAATTTCGCTAGTCGTCGCCATCGCCATATGCCTCGCTATAGATCGCGGCTACCTCATCCTCTGACATGCCGGCATAGTCCGGCGCCGGTTTGAGGTGTTCTATCCACCACCACACCTCACCCGGTTGCAATGCCCAAAATGCGGACGGTGCTATTTTCCCCGTGCAGACGAGCGCTTGATAGACGCCTTTGACGATTTTAGGTTTCCCCTTGCCGCGCCCCCTGCCCCTGGTTGATTAGCCGCAGCAATGACAGACGGTGGAATCATCATGGCGAGTAAAGTGTTAACAGAATTACGAACATTGCTGGACATATTACCGCTAAACATGCCGACATACACTTGTTCATCTGTGATTTTCGCGCCAGCATAACGCATCACATCGCCATATGCACGCGCGAGACCAACAAGGGAAAGCTTTTGCTTCTGGTTGGCGTCAGCGAGATCTTGAAATGTATAATGTTCTTCTATGATTGCGATCGCACCGAGGATCTTATCCGGTGCGATCGTGTAAACTTCTTCACCCCAAATTAGGTCAACTGCTTCAAACATGATTATCCCGGCGTGAAGGTGACGACGCCGGACGATTGCAACGTCGATTGAAAGGTTGTGGCTTCCTTATAATTCTCGCCTTCGGTGTAAGTTGTCATGAAGAAATCACCGGAGATCGTCGAGCCATCCGGATAGCGCAGAGTGATGTTATTCATACGCTCGCGCGCGAACCACGCGGCTTTCATCCGCGTATCCTTGGTGACACCACTAAGTGTGATATTCACCTGGTCTTCGGCCGGTATCGTCAACAATGTGCGAACGCCGTCGTCTTCATCGCTGGTGATGTCGATCGCTTCACCGTTGCACTCGACTCCCTTTTCGCGAACACCC
This window encodes:
- a CDS encoding phage tail tube protein, encoding MTARVGRQVDFFFGGNSPGDQVQGVREKGVECNGEAIDITSDEDDGVRTLLTIPAEDQVNITLSGVTKDTRMKAAWFARERMNNITLRYPDGSTISGDFFMTTYTEGENYKEATTFQSTLQSSGVVTFTPG